CGCTGGCACGCCCGCTCCAGGTGCAGGGACAGGTAGTGCTCGAGGAGGGGTCGCCCGCTGTCTGGTTCACGTTCCCGGGCGCCTGGCACGACATTGGCCGGTTCCACAACGCCGACGGCCGCTTCACTGGTATCTACACCAATATCCTTACGCCGCCCAGATTCCACGGCCCGCTGAGCTGGGAGACGACCGACCTGTTCCTGGACGTCTGGCAGGGGGCAGGCGGCCCGCCAGCCTTGCTGGACGTGGCGGAGCTGGCGCAGGCGCTGGACGCAGGGTGGATCGATCCCGAGCTGGCCGCTATGGCGC
This DNA window, taken from Gemmatimonadota bacterium, encodes the following:
- a CDS encoding DUF402 domain-containing protein — its product is MPPPEVRIHYHRLPQREELFVQQLVHRSADVVITYQPATPLARPLQVQGQVVLEEGSPAVWFTFPGAWHDIGRFHNADGRFTGIYTNILTPPRFHGPLSWETTDLFLDVWQGAGGPPALLDVAELAQALDAGWIDPELAAMA